The nucleotide window CCATTTGCGGGCAGTGGCGCGAAACTCGGCTTCCTGCGGGGTATCGTCGAAGTTCATGGCGACTTCCTTCTTTCTTGTCATTCCGGGGCGCGCATAGCGCGAACCCGGAATCTAGAGGTTATGTTGCTCGAGGTTCTCAGATGCGCAATTGCGCATCATAGCTCGCCGCTGCGCGCCGCCCCGGAACGACACTTATGTCCTTCCCTTGGTCGGGATCTTGTTGAACGGCACGTCCTTGTCGACCCGGATATCGCCGGGCAAACCAAGCACGCGCTCGGCGATGATGTTGCGCATGATCTCGTCGGTGCCGCCTTCGACGCGGGTGCCTGGCGCGCGCAGCAGCATCGCCTGGAATTTACCGGCGACTTCGGCGTCCTCCGGACCGCTCAGCACGCCGGCCGCTCCTTGCAGGTCCAGCGCGTACATCGCCACTTCCTGGACCATCGATCCCGCCACCAGCTTGCCGATCGAATTTTCCGGCCCCGGACGCTCGCCCTTCGACAGCGCCGAGATCGCGCGCATGCTGGTGTATCTCAGCCCGCTCGCCTTCACCGCGTAGTTCGCCAGTCTTGAACGAACGTTGCGATCCTCGATCGCGGGTCCATCCTCCAGCATCAGGCTGTTGCAGAACTCGAACAGCTCCGGGAAACCGGTCGCGACACCGGCGCCGATCGACATGCGCTCGTTCATCAGCGTCGTCAGCGAAACGTTCCAGCCGTCATTGACGGCCCCCAGCCGCTGCGAATCCGGAATCTTCACGTCGGTAAAATAGACCTCGTTGAAATCGGACTGTCCGCTGGCCTGCTTGATCGGCCGCACCTCGACGCCCGGGCTCTTCATGTCCAGGAAGAACATGGTGAGCCCCTTGTGCTTCGGCACGGTCGGATCGGTTCGGGTGAGCAGGATGCCGTAATCCGAATAATGCGCGCCCGAGGTCCAGATCTTCTGGCCGTTGATGATCCAGTCGTCGCCCTTCTTCTCGGCGCGGGTGCGAAGCCCTGCGACGTCGGAGCCGCCGGCCGGCTCGGAAAACAACTGGCACCAGATCTTTTCGCCCGAAGCCAGCGGCGGCAAGTATTTGCGTTTCTGCTCCTCGCCGGCATAGGCCATCATCGTCGGCCCGCACATGCCGTGGCCGATGATGAACATGCCACTGAGCTTGCCGAACGGGCCCTCCTCCTGCTGCCAGATCACCCGCTCGATCGGCGAAGCGCCGCGGCCGCCATATTCCTTCGGCCAGTGCAGGCAGGCCCAGCCGGCATCGGCCTTCTTCTTCTGCCAGGCCTTTGCGACCTCGAGAATGTTGGCACCCTTCAGCACGGTGCGGCCGAGCGAGGATTTTCGGAGTTCTTCCTCATATTGCTTCGGCGCGTTAGCGGAGATCCATGAACGGGCCTCGGCGCGGAACGCGGATTCCTGCGGGGTGTCGTCGAAGTTCATGACGCTTCTCCTTCTCTCGGTGCGTTCCCCGGATGCTGCGCAGCGCGAAGCGGTGCGCTGCTGATCCGGGGTCCATCCTGGTTATTGTGGGTCCCGGTTCTGCGAAGCAGCGCTACGCGCTTCATCGCGCCCGGGACACGAGAATCCTACGCCGCGTTCTTTTTTCGCATGCGGTCGATCAACTGATCTTCCCAATACGACAGGCTGCCGAGCGTCAGCGCGGTGGCGTTGGCGCGGCGGTAGTACATGTGGCAGTCGAACTCCCACGTAAAACCCATCCCGCCGTGAACCTGGATGTTGTTCTTGGAACAGTGCTGGAACGCCTGCGTCGCGCTGATGCGCGCAGCCGCCGCCGCTTCCGGCAATTCCGCCGCATTGGTCGAGAGCGCCCAGGCGCCGTAATAGCAATTCGAGCGCGCCAGCGTCGCCGAGACGTACATGTCGGCGAGGATGTGCTTGACCGCCTGGAACGAGCCGATCGGCCGGCCGAAGGCAATACGGTCGAGCGCGTAGTCGCGGCCCATTTCCAGCGCGCGATCGGAGCCGCCGACCTGCTCGAACGCCAGCAGCACCGCGGCGCGGTCGAGCACTTGCGTGAGGATACTCCAGCCCTCGCCCGGCGCTCCGAGCGGTTCGGCCTTGGCATTCTTGAAGATGAGTTCGGCTTGCCCACGGGTCGGATCGACATTGGTCAGCGCCTTGGCCTCGACGCCGCCGACCTTGAGGTCGACCAGGAACAGCGAGATATCGGAGTCACGGCCGGTCGAACCGGTACGCGCGGCGACGACAGCGAAATCGGCGATCGCACCATCCGGCACCGGCTTCTTCACGCCTGACAGCGTGCTGCCGGAAGCCTGCAGCTTGATCGCCTTCGGCGACGGATTGCCCTTGCCTTCGAACAGCGCCAGCGTGCCGATCGCCTCACCCGACGCGATCTTCGGCAGCCATTTCTGCTTCTGCGCGTCGGAGCCGGCCAGCAGCAGCGCTTCGGCAGCGAGATAGACGGTGGAGGAGAACGGCACCGGCGCATTGGCGCGGCCCATTTCTTCCGCGATCACGCAGAGCTCGAGATGGCCCGCGCCTGCGCCGCCGAATTCCTCCGGGATCGCGACGCCGAGGAAG belongs to Bradyrhizobium icense and includes:
- a CDS encoding acyl-CoA dehydrogenase → MNFDDTPQESAFRAEARSWISANAPKQYEEELRKSSLGRTVLKGANILEVAKAWQKKKADAGWACLHWPKEYGGRGASPIERVIWQQEEGPFGKLSGMFIIGHGMCGPTMMAYAGEEQKRKYLPPLASGEKIWCQLFSEPAGGSDVAGLRTRAEKKGDDWIINGQKIWTSGAHYSDYGILLTRTDPTVPKHKGLTMFFLDMKSPGVEVRPIKQASGQSDFNEVYFTDVKIPDSQRLGAVNDGWNVSLTTLMNERMSIGAGVATGFPELFEFCNSLMLEDGPAIEDRNVRSRLANYAVKASGLRYTSMRAISALSKGERPGPENSIGKLVAGSMVQEVAMYALDLQGAAGVLSGPEDAEVAGKFQAMLLRAPGTRVEGGTDEIMRNIIAERVLGLPGDIRVDKDVPFNKIPTKGRT
- a CDS encoding acyl-CoA dehydrogenase family protein translates to MNFDFSDEQKQMRDEARKFLAEKCPPKAVREVLDGKAPYDKELWKGLAEMGFLGVAIPEEFGGAGAGHLELCVIAEEMGRANAPVPFSSTVYLAAEALLLAGSDAQKQKWLPKIASGEAIGTLALFEGKGNPSPKAIKLQASGSTLSGVKKPVPDGAIADFAVVAARTGSTGRDSDISLFLVDLKVGGVEAKALTNVDPTRGQAELIFKNAKAEPLGAPGEGWSILTQVLDRAAVLLAFEQVGGSDRALEMGRDYALDRIAFGRPIGSFQAVKHILADMYVSATLARSNCYYGAWALSTNAAELPEAAAAARISATQAFQHCSKNNIQVHGGMGFTWEFDCHMYYRRANATALTLGSLSYWEDQLIDRMRKKNAA